In Musa acuminata AAA Group cultivar baxijiao chromosome BXJ2-10, Cavendish_Baxijiao_AAA, whole genome shotgun sequence, a genomic segment contains:
- the LOC135624541 gene encoding uncharacterized protein LOC135624541 produces MASTALAKFGPPVSAIARRSPTSLRLLVTAASRPSQGSVVEDAARSVNEEVTVAGGRANKATESRGIASASASQVADIGNRAAEMAQDAWQSAKETTKKAANFVAGRLIFMARHNPIGLTSKQKFDQTQTTKPKPNTNVLHNRKK; encoded by the exons ATGGCAAGCACAGCCCTCGCTAAGTTCGGCCCTCCTGTGTCGGCCATTGCGAGGAGAAGCCCGACGAGCTTGCGACTTCTGGTCACTGCTGCTTCCCGACCTTCTCAG GGGAGTGTGGTAGAGGACGCGGCGAGGTCCGTGAACGAGGAGGTGACCGTGGCCGGCGGGCGGGCGAACAAAGCTACTGAGAGTCGAGGCATCGCCAGTGCATCAGCTAGCCAA GTGGCTGATATCGGAAATAGAGCAGCAGAGATGGCCCAAGACGCATGGCAGTCGGCGAAGGAAACCACGAAGAAGGCGGCGAActttgtcgcagggcgtcttattTTCATGGCTCGGCATAATCCAATTGGATTAACATCAAAACAGAAGTTTGATCAGACGCAAACAACAAAGCCAAAACCAAACACAAATGTGTTGCACAATCGCAAGAAATAA
- the LOC135624540 gene encoding syntaxin-132-like, whose translation MNNLMTESFERVVGSYPGEGDIGSGRYSTDTRDMGMEGFFKEVGEIDKQIERITGFFNKLQATNEESQLVTKASEMKAIKQRMEKDVEEVKKIALKIKTMLEQLDKNNMINRQKPGCGKGTAVDRSRMGMTVALKKKLKERMTQFQTLRQNIHEEYREVVERRVFTVTGTRPDEGMVDQLIETGNSELIFEKAIQGQGRGQVVDTLAEIQERRDTMLELEKKLLDLQQMFLDMSVLVDAQGDMLDDIEAQVTKSVDHIENATATLQAAKKTQKNTRKYMCIAIVILLVVIVVALGGILKEAKKSV comes from the exons ATGAACAACCTCATGACg GAATCGTTCGAAAGGGTGGTGGGTAGCTACCCAGGAGAGGGAGACATCGGATCAGGGAGGTATTCTACTGATACCAGAGATATGGGGATGGAAGGTTTCTTCAAAGAG GTTGGAGAAATAGATAAGCAGATCGAGAGAATTACAGGATTCTTCAATAAGCTACAG GCTACCAATGAAGAATCCCAGCTTGTAACCAAGGCCTCGGAGATGAAAG CAATCAAACAGCGGATGGAGAAGGACGTCGAAGAAGTCAAAAAGATTGCTTTGAAGATCAAAACGATGTTAGAGCAACTCGACAAAAAT AACATGATCAACAGGCAGAAACCGGGATGCGGCAAAGGGACCGCCGTCGACAGGTCTAGAATGGGAATGACTGT GGCTCTGAAGAAGAAGCTAAAAGAGAGAATGACACAGTTTCAG ACTCTGAGGCAGAATATCCACGAGGAGTACCGTGAGGTGGTGGAAAGGAGAGTCTTCACAG TGACCGGAACAAGACCGGACGAGGGA ATGGTCGATCAACTGATAGAAACTGGGAACAGCGAGCTGATCTTTGAGAAGGCGATCCAAGGTCAAGGTCGAGGACAG GTTGTGGACACATTGGCGGAGATACAAGAACGGCGCGACACCATGCTGGAGTTGGAGAAGAAGCTTCTTGATCTACAGCAG ATGTTCTTGGACATGTCGGTGCTGGTGGACGCCCAGGGAGACATGCTGGATGACATCGAGGCTCAG GTCACAAAATCCGTAGACCACATCGAGAATGCCACCGCCACACTCCAAGCAGCGAAGAAGACGCAGAAGAACACGAGGAAGTACATGTGCATCGCCATCGTCATCCTGCTCGTCGTCATCGTCGTTGCGCTCGGTGGAATCCTGAAGGAGGCCAAGAAATCGGTTtaa
- the LOC104000436 gene encoding heterogeneous nuclear ribonucleoprotein 1 — translation MDSDEGKLFIGGISWETTEDKLKDHFGNYGEVLDAVIMRDKVTGRPRGFGFVVFADPSLLDRVLQDNHTIDGRTVDAKRALSREEQQMSARSGNTTSGNPTSGRSAGAGAGANIRTKKIFVGGLPPTLTEDGFRQYFESFGTVTDAVVMYDQNTHRPRGFGFISFDSEDTVDKVLQKTFHDLNGKPVEVKRALPKDANPNTGSGRSMGGGSHQSYGGSSGNASSYDGRPDANRYMQPQAPAYSSSAYGAPGYGYGTANSGVGYAGYGVGGYGSAGAGYNGPAGAYGNPNAPMAGYVGGPPGAQRNLWSNQAPSGYGPAGYGGSAAYGPAASWNASAASGGSGAVPTGQSGTPGYVSQGYGYGAYGGSEGPYGTQGGYGSLGGRGSSGPGGSPAGNTGEQGAGSAYMGGSYGIPNANSGYPNAWRPDPSQAGPYGASQVNGAPGGPASYGGGYGGPHGRQVQQQ, via the exons ATGGATTCAGACGAGGGGAAGCTCTTCATTGGGGGGATCTCGTGGGAGACCACCGAGGACAAGCTCAAGGATCACTTCGGCAACTACGGCGAGGTTCTAGACGCTGTCATCATGAGGGACAAGGTCACAGGCCGGCCCAGGGGCTTCGGGTTCGTCGTCTTCGCGGATCCCTCCCTCCTCGATCGCGTTCTCCAGGACAACCACACCATCGATGGCCGCACC GTGGATGCTAAAAGGGCTCTTTCAAGAGAAGAACAGCAAATGTCTGCCAGATCTGGCAATACCACTTCTGGAAACCCCACTTCCGGAAGATCAGCTGGAGCAGGTGCCGGTGCAAACATAAGGACCAAAAAGATTTTTGTTGGAGGTTTGCCTCCCACCCTAACAGAGGATGGGTTTCGACAGTACTTCGAGTCCTTCGGCACTGTGACTGATGCAGTTGTGATGTATGACCAAAACACCCATCGCCCTCGAGGCTTTGGGTTCATCTCCTTTGATTCAGAAGATACTGTAGATAAAGTTCTTCAAAAGACTTTTCATGATTTGAATGGCAAGCCTGTGGAAGTGAAGCGTGCCCTTCCAAAAGATGCAAATCCAAACACTGGCAGTGGGCGATCAATGGGAGGTGGATCCCATCAATCTTATGGTGGTTCGAGTGGTAATGCTAGCTCTTATGATGGTAGACCGGATGCCAATAGGTACATGCAACCTCAAGCACCAGCTTACAGCTCCTCTGCCTATGGTGCACCTGGTTATGGCTATGGAACTGCAAACAGTGGTGTTGGTTATGCCGGTTATGGTGTTGGTGGCTATGGAAGTGCCGGTGCTGGGTACAATGGACCTGCTGGGGCCTACGGAAATCCAAATGCTCCTATGGCTGGTTATGTAGGTGGTCCTCCAGGTGCTCAAAGGAACCTTTGGAGTAATCAGGCTCCAAGTGGTTATGGCCCTGCAGGCTATGGTGGAAGCGCGGCCTATGGTCCAGCCGCCTCATGGAATGCTTCAGCTGCCAGTGGAGGATCTGGTGCAGTGCCAACAGGTCAAAGTGGGACCCCTGGGTATGTGAGTCAGGGTTATGGTTATGGTGCATATGGAGGATCAGAAGGGCCTTATGGTACTCAAGGGGGCTATGGTTCTCTCGGCGGACGAGGCAGCAGTGGTCCAGGTGGTAGCCCTGCAGGCAATACAGGAGAACAAGGAGCAGGTTCTGCTTACATGGGTGGTAGTTATGGAATTCCTAATGCAAACTCGGGTTATCCAAATGCTTGGAGGCCAGACCCTTCACAAGCAGGGCCCTATGGAGCTTCTCAGGTGAATGGGGCCCCTGGTGGTCCAGCTAGTTATGGAGGTGGTTATGGTGGCCCTCACGGCAGGCAAGTCCAACAGCAGTAA
- the LOC135624542 gene encoding protein PROTON GRADIENT REGULATION 5, chloroplastic-like has protein sequence MAAPLSATGLSNSLHSTFHGSWATSFAGADRAMLARPAPASVRVSRPRRSLPKMGNVNEGKGLFAPLVVFTRNIIGRKRFNQLRGKAIALHSQVITEFCKTIGADGKQRQGLIRLAKKNGEKLGFLA, from the exons ATGGCTGCGCCGCTGTCAGCCACAGGGCTCAGTAACTCCCTGCACTCGACGTTCCATGGAAGCTGGGCCACCTCGTTTGCCGGGGCAGACCGGGCGATGCTGGCCAGGCCGGCCCCGGCGTCGGTTCGGGTCTCCAGGCCCCGCCGGTCTCTGCCTAAGATGGGAAACGTCAACGAAGGCAAAGGCCTCTTCGCGCCCTTGGTCGTTTTCACTCGCAACATCATCGGCAGGAAGCGGTTCAATCAGCTCAGAGGGAAGGCCATAGCTCTCCACTCCCAG GTGATCACAGAGTTCTGCAAGACTATAGGGGCTGATGGTAAGCAGAGACAAGGTTTGATCCGCTTGGCCAAAAAGAACGGAGAAAAGCTTGGGTTTCTCGCCTGA
- the LOC135625806 gene encoding glutathione gamma-glutamylcysteinyltransferase 1-like: MAAAGLYRRKLPSPPAIEFASPEGKRLFTEAYQSGTMEGFFKLISHFQTQSEPAYCGLATLAMVLNALAIDPGRKWKGPWRWYDESMLDCCEPLEKIKAEGITFGTVACLAQCAGAEVKAFRTNQSTIDDFRAHVIKCTSSEDCHLIVSYHRKPFNQTGTGHFSPIGGYHAESDMALILDVARFKYPPHWVPLALLWEAMDTIDKTTGRPRGFMLISIHQKVPSLLYTLSCRDERWVTMAKYLMDEVPILLKSEDLKSVPQVLFILLESLPACAGYFIKWVLEVRRQEENGSSLSKEEKERLAAKEEILQQVHETELFKCVTDLLSSSNSNHKLEEKHLLSEIAANVCCQGAALLSGELTSSSGICSRTCIKCFKVNDDKSTTVVSGTVVSGGNQHEVDMLVPVSKATTGCCCNSTLNNCTVMHPASTDVLTVLLLALPPTTWLDIKDKSLLSEIQCLVSTENLPDALQQEVLLLRRQLHYLKRCKDKEVDDDSTLCWFT; the protein is encoded by the exons ATGGCCGCCGCGGGTCTCTATCGACGAAAACTCCCTTCTCCGCCGGCGATCGAGTTCGCCTCCCCGGAAGGAAAG AGATTATTCACTGAAGCTTATCAAAGTGGGACAATGGAGGGGTTCTTCAAGTTAATTTCTCACTTCCAAACACAATCAGAGCCTGCATACTGCGGATTGGCCACTTTGGCTATGGTCTTGAATGCTCTGGCAATAGACCCAGGGAGAAAGTGGAAAG GTCCTTGGAGATGGTATGATGAGTCCATGTTGGACTGTTGTGAACCTTTGGAGAAAATTAAAGCTGAAGGTATCACATTTGGGACAGTTGCTTGCTTGGCTCAGTGTGCTGGAGCTGAGGTTAAAGCTTTTCGGACAAACCAAAGCACCATTGATGATTTTCGTGCTCATGTTATTAAGTGCACCTCCTCGGAAGATTGTCACTTGATAGTATCATATCACAGGAAACCTTTCAACCAG ACAGGAACTGGCCATTTTTCACCAATTGGTGGATATCATGCAGAAAGTGATATGGCACTTATTTTGGATGTAGCTCGTTTTAAATATCCTCCTCATTGGGTTCCACTTGCTCTTCTTTGGGAAGCCATGGATACGATTGATAAAACAACTGGGCGTCCTAGGGG GTTTATGCTTATTTCAATCCATCAGAAAGTGCCATCCTTGCTTTATACACTG AGCTGCAGAGATGAGAGATGGGTGACCATGGCAAAATACTTGATGGATGAAGTACCTATACTCTTGAAGTCTGAGGACCTAAAAAGTGTTCCCCAGGTTCTTTTTATTCTGTTGGAATCCTTACCTGCATGTGCTGGATATTTCATCAAATGGGTTTTAGAAGTTAGGCGACAAGAGGAAAATGGATCTAGCTTAAGTAAAGAGGAGAAAGAGCGGCTTGCTGCTAAG GAAGAGATACTGCAACAAGTTCATGAGACTGAGCTATTTAAATGTGTAACAGACTTGTTATCTTCTTCAAACTCAAATCACAAACTAGAAGAAAAGCATTTGTTATCAGAGATTGCAGCTAATGTCTGTTGTCAAGGAGCAGCACTATTATCAGGAGAACTAACATCTAGTTCAGGAATTTGCAGCAGAACATGTATTAAATGCTTCAAAGTTAATGATGACAAATCTACAACTGTTGTCTCTGGGACAGTAGTTTCAGGTGGCAATCAACATGAGGTTGATATGCTTGTACCTGTGTCAAAAGCAACAACAGGGTGCTGTTGCAATTCCACACTGAATAATTGCACTGTGATGCACCCTGCAAGCACTGATGTTTTAACTGTTCTATTGTTGGCTTTACCTCCGACTACCTGGTTGGACATTAAGGATAAGAGCTTGTTGTCTGAAATTCAAtgccttgtttcaacagaaaatcttCCTGATGCTCTTCAACAAGAG GTTTTACTCTTACGGAGACAACTTCATTATCTGAAAAGGTGCAAAGACAAGGAAGTAGATGATGATTCTACATTGTGTTGGTTCACTTGA